The Corvus moneduloides isolate bCorMon1 chromosome 18, bCorMon1.pri, whole genome shotgun sequence genome window below encodes:
- the GIT2 gene encoding ARF GTPase-activating protein GIT2 isoform X9 encodes MRGAGPGLAGPVTGPAAAAAAGPAMAKRLRSSEVCADCSAQDPCWASINRGILICDECCSVHRSLGRHISQVRHLKHTPWPPTLLQMVETLYNNGANSIWEHSLLDPASVMSGRRKASPQDKVHPNKAEFIRAKYQMLAFVHRLPCREDDSVTAKDLSKQLHSSVRTGNLETCLRLLSLGAQANFFHPEKGNTPLHVAAKAGQTLQAELLAVYGADPGTQDSNGKTPVDYARQGGHHELAERLVEIQYELTDRLAFYLCGRKPEHKNGQHFVIPQMADSSLDVSELAKAAKKKLQSLSNHLFEELAMDVYDEVDRRETDAVWLATQNHSTLVTETTVVPFLPVNPEYSSTRNQGRQKLARFNAHEFATLVIDILSDAKRRQQGNSLTGSKENVELILKSISNQHSSESQDNDQPDYDSVASDEDIDLETNAAKSNRQKSLDSDLSDGPVTAQEYMQVKNALVASEVKIQQLMKVNINLSDELRIMQKKLQTLQSENTTLRRQATTNIYQVQSGSEYPDPSSNSSLKRRPSARGSRPMSMYETGSGQKPYLPMGEVTYPEENITRLQPFPPHIGRSAFVTSSSSLPSFPSTLSWSRDESTRRASKLEKQSSVSESDYDNPTTPVELEEPGSGRKGRQRSVVWQGEGSIPEDTDSAPSTSLPSTEDVIRKTEQITKNIQELLRAAQENKHDRPLECGGTSQLRHSLGTRVPGAERAPVQPLTSQQPGPASCYIPCSERIHVAVTEMAALFPKKPKSELVRTSLRLLTSSAYRLQSECRKALPAEPSPAPDIQLVTQQVIQCAYDIAKAAKQLVTITTKENNN; translated from the exons ATgcgcggggccggcccggggctggcggggccCGTTaccggccccgctgccgccgctgccgccggtCCCGCGATGGCGAAGCGCCTGAGGAGCAGCGAGGTCTGCGCCGACTGCAGCGCTCAGG ATCCTTGCTGGGCATCCATAAACAGGGGGATCCTGATCTGTGACGAGTGCTGCAGTGTGCACAGGAGCCTGGGCCGTCACATCTCCCAAGTGAGGCATCTCAAACACACCCCGTGGCCTCCAACACTGCTGCAG ATGGTGGAAACGCTGTACAACAATGGTGCTAATTCCATCTGGGAACACTCCCTGCTGGACCCTGCCTCCGTGATGAGCGGGCGGCGCAAGGCCAGCCCGCAGGATAAAGTGCA TCCCAACAAAGCAGAGTTCATCAGAGCTAAATATCAAATGTTAGCATTTGTGCATCGCCTGCCGTGCCGGGAGGACGACAGTGTCACTGCCAAGGATCTCAGCAAG cAACTCCATTCCAGTGTGAGGACAGGGAATCTGGAGACCTGTTTGCGACTGCTCTCCTTAGGAGCTCAAGCCAACTTCTTTCATCCT gagaaaggaaacacCCCGCTCCACGTTGCTGCAAAGGCAGGACAGACTTTGCAAGCAGAACTGTTGGCAGTTTATGGTGCTGATCCTGGCACACAAGATTCCAATGGGAAAACTCCAGTTGACTATGCAAG GCAAGGGGGGCACCACGAGCTGGCAGAGCGGCTGGTGGAGATCCAGTACGAGCTCACAGACAGGTTGGCTTTCTACCTCTGTGGCAGGAAACCAG AGCACAAAAATGGGCAGCACTTTGTTATACCTCAGATGGCAGACAG CAGTCTGGATGTATCAGAACTGGCAAAAGCAGCCAAGAAGAAGCTTCAGTCT CTAAGCAACCACTTATTTGAAGAACTTGCCATGGATGTGTATGATGAAGTTGACAGAAGGGAAACAGATGCAG TTTGGCTTGCTACTCAGAACCACAGTACACTCGTGACAGAGACCACAGTGgtcccttttcttcctgtaaatCCTGAGTATTCTTCAACCAGGAATCAG GGAAGGCAGAAACTGGCTCGATTTAATGCCCACGAGTTTGCTACTCTGGTTATAGACATTTTAAGTGATGCCAAACGAAGACAACAGGGGAATTCTCTCACTGGTTCTAAAG AGAATGTGGAGCTGATACTCAAATCCATCAGCAATCAGCACAGCAGTGAAAGTCAGGACAATGACCAGCCTGATTACGACAGTGTTGCTTCAGATGAAGATATAGATCTGGAAACAAATGCAGCTAAATCAAACAGGCAGAAG AGCTTGGATTCAGACTTGTCAGATGGACCAGTGACAGCCCAGGAATATATGCAGGTTAAAAATGCCTTGGTGGCTTCTGAGGTGAAGATTCAGCAGTTAATGAAAGTGAACATCAACCTGAGTGATGAGCTAAGGATTATGCAGAAAAAG ctccAAACGCTACAGAGTGAAAATACCACCCTCAGAAGACAGGCCACAACCAATATCTATCAGGTGCAAAGTGGTTCTGAGTACCCAGACCCCAGCAGCAATTCCTCCCTAAAGCGGCGCCCGTCGGCCCGGGGCAGCAGGCCCATGTCCATGTACGAGACTGGCTCAGGGCAGAAGCCCTACCTGCCCATGGGGGAGGTCACCTACCCAGAAGAAAACATCACCAGgctgcagcccttccctccACAC ATCGGGAGGAGTGCGTTTGTGACCTCCTCTTCATCTCtaccttccttcccctccacgCTTTCCTGGTCGAGGGATGAGAGCACACGAAGG GCCTCGAAGCTggagaagcagagcagtgtgTCTGAGAGCGACTATGACAACCCCACCACCCctgtggagctggaggagccgGG GTCGGGCAGGAAGGGGCGGCAGCGCAGTGTCGTTTGGCAGGGTGAAGGGTCCATCCCTGAAGACACAGACTCAGCCCCCAGCACCAGTTTGCCCAGTACAGAAGATGTGATTCGGAAAACTGAGCAGATCACCAAGAacatccaggagctgctgcgAGCGGCACAAGAGAACAAACATGACAG GCCCTTGGAGTGTGGGGGCACATCCCAGCTCAGACACAGCCTCGGCACGCGGGTCCCCGGGGCTGAACGAGCCCCCGTGCAGCCTCTGACCAGCCAGCAGCCCGGCCCTGCCTCCTG TTATATACCGTGCTCCGAGAGAATACATGTGGCAGTGACAGAAATGGCAGCCTTGTTCCCAAAA aagCCCAAGTCAGAGCTGGTGAGGACTTCCCTGCGCCTGCTGACATCCAGTGCCTACAGACTGCAGTCAGAGTGCAGGAAAGCGCTGCCCGCGGAGCCCAGCCCCGCGCCCGACATCCAGCTGGTGACACAGCAGGTCATCCAGTGCGCCTACGACATCGCCAAGGCTGCCAAGCAGCTGGTCACCATCACAACCAAAGAGAACAACAACTGA
- the GIT2 gene encoding ARF GTPase-activating protein GIT2 isoform X3 produces the protein MRGAGPGLAGPVTGPAAAAAAGPAMAKRLRSSEVCADCSAQDPCWASINRGILICDECCSVHRSLGRHISQVRHLKHTPWPPTLLQMVETLYNNGANSIWEHSLLDPASVMSGRRKASPQDKVHPNKAEFIRAKYQMLAFVHRLPCREDDSVTAKDLSKQLHSSVRTGNLETCLRLLSLGAQANFFHPEKGNTPLHVAAKAGQTLQAELLAVYGADPGTQDSNGKTPVDYARQGGHHELAERLVEIQYELTDRLAFYLCGRKPEHKNGQHFVIPQMADSSLDVSELAKAAKKKLQSLSNHLFEELAMDVYDEVDRRETDAVWLATQNHSTLVTETTVVPFLPVNPEYSSTRNQGRQKLARFNAHEFATLVIDILSDAKRRQQGNSLTGSKENVELILKSISNQHSSESQDNDQPDYDSVASDEDIDLETNAAKSNRQKSLDSDLSDGPVTAQEYMQVKNALVASEVKIQQLMKVNINLSDELRIMQKKLQTLQSENTTLRRQATTNIYQVQSGSEYPDPSSNSSLKRRPSARGSRPMSMYETGSGQKPYLPMGEVTYPEENITRLQPFPPHIGRSAFVTSSSSLPSFPSTLSWSRDESTRRASKLEKQSSVSESDYDNPTTPVELEEPGSGRKGRQRSVVWQGEGSIPEDTDSAPSTSLPSTEDVIRKTEQITKNIQELLRAAQENKHDSYIPCSERIHVAVTEMAALFPKKPKSELVRTSLRLLTSSAYRLQSECRKALPAEPSPAPDIQLVTQQVIQCAYDIAKAAKQLVTITTKENNN, from the exons ATgcgcggggccggcccggggctggcggggccCGTTaccggccccgctgccgccgctgccgccggtCCCGCGATGGCGAAGCGCCTGAGGAGCAGCGAGGTCTGCGCCGACTGCAGCGCTCAGG ATCCTTGCTGGGCATCCATAAACAGGGGGATCCTGATCTGTGACGAGTGCTGCAGTGTGCACAGGAGCCTGGGCCGTCACATCTCCCAAGTGAGGCATCTCAAACACACCCCGTGGCCTCCAACACTGCTGCAG ATGGTGGAAACGCTGTACAACAATGGTGCTAATTCCATCTGGGAACACTCCCTGCTGGACCCTGCCTCCGTGATGAGCGGGCGGCGCAAGGCCAGCCCGCAGGATAAAGTGCA TCCCAACAAAGCAGAGTTCATCAGAGCTAAATATCAAATGTTAGCATTTGTGCATCGCCTGCCGTGCCGGGAGGACGACAGTGTCACTGCCAAGGATCTCAGCAAG cAACTCCATTCCAGTGTGAGGACAGGGAATCTGGAGACCTGTTTGCGACTGCTCTCCTTAGGAGCTCAAGCCAACTTCTTTCATCCT gagaaaggaaacacCCCGCTCCACGTTGCTGCAAAGGCAGGACAGACTTTGCAAGCAGAACTGTTGGCAGTTTATGGTGCTGATCCTGGCACACAAGATTCCAATGGGAAAACTCCAGTTGACTATGCAAG GCAAGGGGGGCACCACGAGCTGGCAGAGCGGCTGGTGGAGATCCAGTACGAGCTCACAGACAGGTTGGCTTTCTACCTCTGTGGCAGGAAACCAG AGCACAAAAATGGGCAGCACTTTGTTATACCTCAGATGGCAGACAG CAGTCTGGATGTATCAGAACTGGCAAAAGCAGCCAAGAAGAAGCTTCAGTCT CTAAGCAACCACTTATTTGAAGAACTTGCCATGGATGTGTATGATGAAGTTGACAGAAGGGAAACAGATGCAG TTTGGCTTGCTACTCAGAACCACAGTACACTCGTGACAGAGACCACAGTGgtcccttttcttcctgtaaatCCTGAGTATTCTTCAACCAGGAATCAG GGAAGGCAGAAACTGGCTCGATTTAATGCCCACGAGTTTGCTACTCTGGTTATAGACATTTTAAGTGATGCCAAACGAAGACAACAGGGGAATTCTCTCACTGGTTCTAAAG AGAATGTGGAGCTGATACTCAAATCCATCAGCAATCAGCACAGCAGTGAAAGTCAGGACAATGACCAGCCTGATTACGACAGTGTTGCTTCAGATGAAGATATAGATCTGGAAACAAATGCAGCTAAATCAAACAGGCAGAAG AGCTTGGATTCAGACTTGTCAGATGGACCAGTGACAGCCCAGGAATATATGCAGGTTAAAAATGCCTTGGTGGCTTCTGAGGTGAAGATTCAGCAGTTAATGAAAGTGAACATCAACCTGAGTGATGAGCTAAGGATTATGCAGAAAAAG ctccAAACGCTACAGAGTGAAAATACCACCCTCAGAAGACAGGCCACAACCAATATCTATCAGGTGCAAAGTGGTTCTGAGTACCCAGACCCCAGCAGCAATTCCTCCCTAAAGCGGCGCCCGTCGGCCCGGGGCAGCAGGCCCATGTCCATGTACGAGACTGGCTCAGGGCAGAAGCCCTACCTGCCCATGGGGGAGGTCACCTACCCAGAAGAAAACATCACCAGgctgcagcccttccctccACAC ATCGGGAGGAGTGCGTTTGTGACCTCCTCTTCATCTCtaccttccttcccctccacgCTTTCCTGGTCGAGGGATGAGAGCACACGAAGG GCCTCGAAGCTggagaagcagagcagtgtgTCTGAGAGCGACTATGACAACCCCACCACCCctgtggagctggaggagccgGG GTCGGGCAGGAAGGGGCGGCAGCGCAGTGTCGTTTGGCAGGGTGAAGGGTCCATCCCTGAAGACACAGACTCAGCCCCCAGCACCAGTTTGCCCAGTACAGAAGATGTGATTCGGAAAACTGAGCAGATCACCAAGAacatccaggagctgctgcgAGCGGCACAAGAGAACAAACATGACAG TTATATACCGTGCTCCGAGAGAATACATGTGGCAGTGACAGAAATGGCAGCCTTGTTCCCAAAA aagCCCAAGTCAGAGCTGGTGAGGACTTCCCTGCGCCTGCTGACATCCAGTGCCTACAGACTGCAGTCAGAGTGCAGGAAAGCGCTGCCCGCGGAGCCCAGCCCCGCGCCCGACATCCAGCTGGTGACACAGCAGGTCATCCAGTGCGCCTACGACATCGCCAAGGCTGCCAAGCAGCTGGTCACCATCACAACCAAAGAGAACAACAACTGA
- the GIT2 gene encoding ARF GTPase-activating protein GIT2 isoform X5 → MRGAGPGLAGPVTGPAAAAAAGPAMAKRLRSSEVCADCSAQDPCWASINRGILICDECCSVHRSLGRHISQVRHLKHTPWPPTLLQMVETLYNNGANSIWEHSLLDPASVMSGRRKASPQDKVHPNKAEFIRAKYQMLAFVHRLPCREDDSVTAKDLSKQLHSSVRTGNLETCLRLLSLGAQANFFHPEKGNTPLHVAAKAGQTLQAELLAVYGADPGTQDSNGKTPVDYARQGGHHELAERLVEIQYELTDRLAFYLCGRKPEHKNGQHFVIPQMADRRLSLDVSELAKAAKKKLQSLSNHLFEELAMDVYDEVDRRETDAVWLATQNHSTLVTETTVVPFLPVNPEYSSTRNQGRQKLARFNAHEFATLVIDILSDAKRRQQGNSLTGSKENVELILKSISNQHSSESQDNDQPDYDSVASDEDIDLETNAAKSNRQKSLDSDLSDGPVTAQEYMQVKNALVASEVKIQQLMKVNINLSDELRIMQKKLQTLQSENTTLRRQATTNIYQVQSGSEYPDPSSNSSLKRRPSARGSRPMSMYETGSGQKPYLPMGEVTYPEENITRLQPFPPHASKLEKQSSVSESDYDNPTTPVELEEPGSGRKGRQRSVVWQGEGSIPEDTDSAPSTSLPSTEDVIRKTEQITKNIQELLRAAQENKHDSYIPCSERIHVAVTEMAALFPKKPKSELVRTSLRLLTSSAYRLQSECRKALPAEPSPAPDIQLVTQQVIQCAYDIAKAAKQLVTITTKENNN, encoded by the exons ATgcgcggggccggcccggggctggcggggccCGTTaccggccccgctgccgccgctgccgccggtCCCGCGATGGCGAAGCGCCTGAGGAGCAGCGAGGTCTGCGCCGACTGCAGCGCTCAGG ATCCTTGCTGGGCATCCATAAACAGGGGGATCCTGATCTGTGACGAGTGCTGCAGTGTGCACAGGAGCCTGGGCCGTCACATCTCCCAAGTGAGGCATCTCAAACACACCCCGTGGCCTCCAACACTGCTGCAG ATGGTGGAAACGCTGTACAACAATGGTGCTAATTCCATCTGGGAACACTCCCTGCTGGACCCTGCCTCCGTGATGAGCGGGCGGCGCAAGGCCAGCCCGCAGGATAAAGTGCA TCCCAACAAAGCAGAGTTCATCAGAGCTAAATATCAAATGTTAGCATTTGTGCATCGCCTGCCGTGCCGGGAGGACGACAGTGTCACTGCCAAGGATCTCAGCAAG cAACTCCATTCCAGTGTGAGGACAGGGAATCTGGAGACCTGTTTGCGACTGCTCTCCTTAGGAGCTCAAGCCAACTTCTTTCATCCT gagaaaggaaacacCCCGCTCCACGTTGCTGCAAAGGCAGGACAGACTTTGCAAGCAGAACTGTTGGCAGTTTATGGTGCTGATCCTGGCACACAAGATTCCAATGGGAAAACTCCAGTTGACTATGCAAG GCAAGGGGGGCACCACGAGCTGGCAGAGCGGCTGGTGGAGATCCAGTACGAGCTCACAGACAGGTTGGCTTTCTACCTCTGTGGCAGGAAACCAG AGCACAAAAATGGGCAGCACTTTGTTATACCTCAGATGGCAGACAG ACGGCT CAGTCTGGATGTATCAGAACTGGCAAAAGCAGCCAAGAAGAAGCTTCAGTCT CTAAGCAACCACTTATTTGAAGAACTTGCCATGGATGTGTATGATGAAGTTGACAGAAGGGAAACAGATGCAG TTTGGCTTGCTACTCAGAACCACAGTACACTCGTGACAGAGACCACAGTGgtcccttttcttcctgtaaatCCTGAGTATTCTTCAACCAGGAATCAG GGAAGGCAGAAACTGGCTCGATTTAATGCCCACGAGTTTGCTACTCTGGTTATAGACATTTTAAGTGATGCCAAACGAAGACAACAGGGGAATTCTCTCACTGGTTCTAAAG AGAATGTGGAGCTGATACTCAAATCCATCAGCAATCAGCACAGCAGTGAAAGTCAGGACAATGACCAGCCTGATTACGACAGTGTTGCTTCAGATGAAGATATAGATCTGGAAACAAATGCAGCTAAATCAAACAGGCAGAAG AGCTTGGATTCAGACTTGTCAGATGGACCAGTGACAGCCCAGGAATATATGCAGGTTAAAAATGCCTTGGTGGCTTCTGAGGTGAAGATTCAGCAGTTAATGAAAGTGAACATCAACCTGAGTGATGAGCTAAGGATTATGCAGAAAAAG ctccAAACGCTACAGAGTGAAAATACCACCCTCAGAAGACAGGCCACAACCAATATCTATCAGGTGCAAAGTGGTTCTGAGTACCCAGACCCCAGCAGCAATTCCTCCCTAAAGCGGCGCCCGTCGGCCCGGGGCAGCAGGCCCATGTCCATGTACGAGACTGGCTCAGGGCAGAAGCCCTACCTGCCCATGGGGGAGGTCACCTACCCAGAAGAAAACATCACCAGgctgcagcccttccctccACAC GCCTCGAAGCTggagaagcagagcagtgtgTCTGAGAGCGACTATGACAACCCCACCACCCctgtggagctggaggagccgGG GTCGGGCAGGAAGGGGCGGCAGCGCAGTGTCGTTTGGCAGGGTGAAGGGTCCATCCCTGAAGACACAGACTCAGCCCCCAGCACCAGTTTGCCCAGTACAGAAGATGTGATTCGGAAAACTGAGCAGATCACCAAGAacatccaggagctgctgcgAGCGGCACAAGAGAACAAACATGACAG TTATATACCGTGCTCCGAGAGAATACATGTGGCAGTGACAGAAATGGCAGCCTTGTTCCCAAAA aagCCCAAGTCAGAGCTGGTGAGGACTTCCCTGCGCCTGCTGACATCCAGTGCCTACAGACTGCAGTCAGAGTGCAGGAAAGCGCTGCCCGCGGAGCCCAGCCCCGCGCCCGACATCCAGCTGGTGACACAGCAGGTCATCCAGTGCGCCTACGACATCGCCAAGGCTGCCAAGCAGCTGGTCACCATCACAACCAAAGAGAACAACAACTGA
- the GIT2 gene encoding ARF GTPase-activating protein GIT2 isoform X7: MRGAGPGLAGPVTGPAAAAAAGPAMAKRLRSSEVCADCSAQDPCWASINRGILICDECCSVHRSLGRHISQVRHLKHTPWPPTLLQMVETLYNNGANSIWEHSLLDPASVMSGRRKASPQDKVHPNKAEFIRAKYQMLAFVHRLPCREDDSVTAKDLSKQLHSSVRTGNLETCLRLLSLGAQANFFHPEKGNTPLHVAAKAGQTLQAELLAVYGADPGTQDSNGKTPVDYARQGGHHELAERLVEIQYELTDRLAFYLCGRKPEHKNGQHFVIPQMADRRLSLDVSELAKAAKKKLQSLSNHLFEELAMDVYDEVDRRETDAVWLATQNHSTLVTETTVVPFLPVNPEYSSTRNQGRQKLARFNAHEFATLVIDILSDAKRRQQGNSLTGSKENVELILKSISNQHSSESQDNDQPDYDSVASDEDIDLETNAAKSNRQKSLDSDLSDGPVTAQEYMQVKNALVASEVKIQQLMKVNINLSDELRIMQKKIGRSAFVTSSSSLPSFPSTLSWSRDESTRRASKLEKQSSVSESDYDNPTTPVELEEPGSGRKGRQRSVVWQGEGSIPEDTDSAPSTSLPSTEDVIRKTEQITKNIQELLRAAQENKHDSYIPCSERIHVAVTEMAALFPKKPKSELVRTSLRLLTSSAYRLQSECRKALPAEPSPAPDIQLVTQQVIQCAYDIAKAAKQLVTITTKENNN; encoded by the exons ATgcgcggggccggcccggggctggcggggccCGTTaccggccccgctgccgccgctgccgccggtCCCGCGATGGCGAAGCGCCTGAGGAGCAGCGAGGTCTGCGCCGACTGCAGCGCTCAGG ATCCTTGCTGGGCATCCATAAACAGGGGGATCCTGATCTGTGACGAGTGCTGCAGTGTGCACAGGAGCCTGGGCCGTCACATCTCCCAAGTGAGGCATCTCAAACACACCCCGTGGCCTCCAACACTGCTGCAG ATGGTGGAAACGCTGTACAACAATGGTGCTAATTCCATCTGGGAACACTCCCTGCTGGACCCTGCCTCCGTGATGAGCGGGCGGCGCAAGGCCAGCCCGCAGGATAAAGTGCA TCCCAACAAAGCAGAGTTCATCAGAGCTAAATATCAAATGTTAGCATTTGTGCATCGCCTGCCGTGCCGGGAGGACGACAGTGTCACTGCCAAGGATCTCAGCAAG cAACTCCATTCCAGTGTGAGGACAGGGAATCTGGAGACCTGTTTGCGACTGCTCTCCTTAGGAGCTCAAGCCAACTTCTTTCATCCT gagaaaggaaacacCCCGCTCCACGTTGCTGCAAAGGCAGGACAGACTTTGCAAGCAGAACTGTTGGCAGTTTATGGTGCTGATCCTGGCACACAAGATTCCAATGGGAAAACTCCAGTTGACTATGCAAG GCAAGGGGGGCACCACGAGCTGGCAGAGCGGCTGGTGGAGATCCAGTACGAGCTCACAGACAGGTTGGCTTTCTACCTCTGTGGCAGGAAACCAG AGCACAAAAATGGGCAGCACTTTGTTATACCTCAGATGGCAGACAG ACGGCT CAGTCTGGATGTATCAGAACTGGCAAAAGCAGCCAAGAAGAAGCTTCAGTCT CTAAGCAACCACTTATTTGAAGAACTTGCCATGGATGTGTATGATGAAGTTGACAGAAGGGAAACAGATGCAG TTTGGCTTGCTACTCAGAACCACAGTACACTCGTGACAGAGACCACAGTGgtcccttttcttcctgtaaatCCTGAGTATTCTTCAACCAGGAATCAG GGAAGGCAGAAACTGGCTCGATTTAATGCCCACGAGTTTGCTACTCTGGTTATAGACATTTTAAGTGATGCCAAACGAAGACAACAGGGGAATTCTCTCACTGGTTCTAAAG AGAATGTGGAGCTGATACTCAAATCCATCAGCAATCAGCACAGCAGTGAAAGTCAGGACAATGACCAGCCTGATTACGACAGTGTTGCTTCAGATGAAGATATAGATCTGGAAACAAATGCAGCTAAATCAAACAGGCAGAAG AGCTTGGATTCAGACTTGTCAGATGGACCAGTGACAGCCCAGGAATATATGCAGGTTAAAAATGCCTTGGTGGCTTCTGAGGTGAAGATTCAGCAGTTAATGAAAGTGAACATCAACCTGAGTGATGAGCTAAGGATTATGCAGAAAAAG ATCGGGAGGAGTGCGTTTGTGACCTCCTCTTCATCTCtaccttccttcccctccacgCTTTCCTGGTCGAGGGATGAGAGCACACGAAGG GCCTCGAAGCTggagaagcagagcagtgtgTCTGAGAGCGACTATGACAACCCCACCACCCctgtggagctggaggagccgGG GTCGGGCAGGAAGGGGCGGCAGCGCAGTGTCGTTTGGCAGGGTGAAGGGTCCATCCCTGAAGACACAGACTCAGCCCCCAGCACCAGTTTGCCCAGTACAGAAGATGTGATTCGGAAAACTGAGCAGATCACCAAGAacatccaggagctgctgcgAGCGGCACAAGAGAACAAACATGACAG TTATATACCGTGCTCCGAGAGAATACATGTGGCAGTGACAGAAATGGCAGCCTTGTTCCCAAAA aagCCCAAGTCAGAGCTGGTGAGGACTTCCCTGCGCCTGCTGACATCCAGTGCCTACAGACTGCAGTCAGAGTGCAGGAAAGCGCTGCCCGCGGAGCCCAGCCCCGCGCCCGACATCCAGCTGGTGACACAGCAGGTCATCCAGTGCGCCTACGACATCGCCAAGGCTGCCAAGCAGCTGGTCACCATCACAACCAAAGAGAACAACAACTGA